The following proteins come from a genomic window of Candidatus Francisella endociliophora:
- a CDS encoding TrmH family RNA methyltransferase, whose amino-acid sequence MKLLTQNLQKEIKKLHSSQGRKKSQYYIVEGLRCCQEALARLPSPEIAAILVTEKSDSYEYSPDKKYIISEKDLNELSQTQNPQGVLILAKKRSFEKLKFSDDFVLVLDRIQDPGNIGTILRTAIAVGLKEIVLINGTVDPFNPKAIRAGMGAQFSLSFDYFDNLKQLKDSAKLKDHKVWLTTPHEGVSCYDSSFKLEKSILVFGEEANGIQDFSVGEKTMIPTLSDIESLNVAQAATIYLFEGLRQKLIKQ is encoded by the coding sequence ATGAAATTACTTACGCAAAACTTACAAAAAGAAATAAAAAAACTTCACTCCTCTCAAGGAAGAAAAAAGTCTCAATATTATATAGTTGAAGGTCTTAGATGCTGCCAAGAAGCACTAGCTAGACTACCTAGCCCAGAAATAGCTGCAATATTAGTTACAGAAAAATCTGATTCTTACGAGTACAGCCCTGATAAAAAATATATAATCTCTGAAAAAGATTTAAATGAACTATCACAAACACAGAATCCGCAAGGTGTTTTGATACTTGCTAAAAAAAGAAGTTTTGAGAAATTAAAATTTAGCGATGATTTTGTGCTTGTATTGGATAGAATCCAAGATCCAGGTAATATTGGTACAATATTGCGTACTGCTATAGCCGTTGGCCTAAAGGAAATAGTTCTTATAAATGGTACAGTAGACCCTTTTAATCCAAAAGCAATCAGAGCTGGTATGGGAGCTCAATTTAGCCTGAGTTTTGATTATTTTGATAACCTAAAACAACTTAAAGATTCTGCTAAACTAAAAGATCATAAAGTATGGCTAACGACTCCTCATGAAGGAGTATCATGCTATGATTCATCATTTAAGTTAGAAAAAAGTATCTTGGTATTTGGTGAAGAAGCTAATGGTATACAGGATTTTTCAGTTGGTGAAAAAACTATGATTCCAACACTCAGTGATATAGAATCATTAAATGTAGCTCAAGCAGCGACTATATATTTATTTGAAGGTTTAAGACAAAAACTAATAAAGCAGTAA
- a CDS encoding BCCT family transporter yields the protein MQREKGAYAPVFYPAIILAIILSLLGILIPVAFANNMEYIQNLILEKFGWAYILAMSVFVCLCLVLMFSRFGDIKLGQEHDLPEYSNMSWFAMLFAAGMGIGLMFYGVAEPLKHFLAPPNFSGDQMEAAQRALNTTFFHWGIEAWSVYVVLGLSLAYFAYRHELPLLPRSVLYPILGKHIYGPIGHAIDVFAILGTLFGVATSLGFGAMQVSSGISFLTGLPDTVNMQVVYIVFIVALATISVALGLDKGIKALSNLNIVLAVFLLIFVLLLGHTTALIKDYFQNIGYYLSNLVNQTFNLYAYNKESQEWLKDWTLFYWGWWIAWSPFVGMFIAKVSKGRTIRQFTTGVLFIPVGFTFLWMTVFGNSAITIAMTGHGQDLVNAANNNIPVALFEFFQHFPFSIILSIVAVFLIVTFFVTSADSGALIIDILATGNARKSITVQRIAWSVLSGLLAISLILAGGLQALQSATIISAFPLLFILFLMCASLIKSLRLDYLRIKSIETHSTVVQYVKANTSWQDRLRSISHKPSKAQTVEFLQQTVVTAVSEVVIEMKKNDIKTEVTREEDHIQMTIIIDGGEDFVYSVMLRSYQSKPEEQDYHRVEVLLSHGGQYYDIMGYSRDQVIADIVTQYDKHLHYLHLAVADKDIVN from the coding sequence ATGCAAAGAGAGAAGGGCGCGTATGCACCAGTATTTTATCCAGCGATTATATTAGCCATTATACTTTCATTACTTGGGATTTTGATACCAGTAGCTTTTGCTAATAATATGGAATATATACAAAACTTAATCTTAGAAAAGTTTGGTTGGGCTTATATTTTAGCAATGAGTGTATTTGTATGCTTATGTTTGGTTTTAATGTTTAGTAGATTTGGAGATATTAAATTAGGCCAAGAGCATGATTTGCCAGAGTATAGTAATATGTCATGGTTTGCTATGTTATTTGCTGCAGGAATGGGAATTGGCTTGATGTTTTATGGAGTTGCTGAACCTCTTAAGCATTTTTTAGCACCACCAAACTTTTCTGGTGATCAGATGGAGGCTGCACAGAGAGCACTAAATACAACATTTTTTCATTGGGGTATAGAGGCTTGGTCTGTATATGTTGTGCTAGGACTATCATTAGCATACTTTGCATATAGACATGAGTTACCACTTTTGCCTCGTTCAGTGCTTTATCCTATTTTAGGTAAACATATATATGGACCAATCGGTCATGCTATTGATGTATTTGCAATTTTAGGTACGCTATTTGGAGTTGCAACATCTCTGGGGTTTGGAGCTATGCAAGTTAGCTCAGGAATTAGTTTTTTGACAGGGCTACCAGATACCGTAAATATGCAAGTTGTTTATATCGTATTTATAGTCGCATTAGCAACCATATCTGTAGCTTTAGGTCTTGATAAAGGGATCAAGGCATTGAGTAATTTAAATATTGTATTAGCTGTGTTTCTATTGATTTTTGTACTTTTACTTGGACATACAACAGCTTTAATCAAAGATTACTTTCAAAATATAGGTTATTACTTAAGTAACCTTGTAAATCAAACATTTAATCTGTACGCCTATAATAAAGAAAGCCAAGAGTGGCTAAAAGATTGGACTCTATTTTATTGGGGCTGGTGGATTGCTTGGTCGCCTTTTGTGGGTATGTTTATAGCAAAAGTTTCAAAAGGCAGAACAATTAGGCAGTTTACTACTGGAGTTTTATTTATTCCAGTTGGTTTTACTTTTTTATGGATGACAGTATTTGGTAACTCTGCTATTACAATTGCTATGACAGGTCATGGGCAGGATCTTGTTAATGCTGCGAATAATAATATTCCAGTAGCACTTTTTGAGTTTTTTCAACATTTTCCATTTTCAATTATATTATCTATTGTTGCAGTGTTTTTAATTGTGACTTTCTTTGTAACCTCTGCGGATAGTGGTGCGTTGATAATAGATATCTTAGCAACAGGGAATGCCAGAAAATCTATAACAGTTCAGCGTATAGCATGGTCTGTATTAAGTGGCCTTTTAGCTATTTCTCTTATTTTAGCAGGAGGTCTACAAGCATTACAATCAGCAACAATTATTAGTGCTTTTCCGTTATTATTTATCTTATTCTTGATGTGTGCATCTTTAATTAAATCATTAAGGTTAGATTACTTACGTATCAAAAGTATAGAGACTCACTCTACAGTTGTTCAGTATGTCAAGGCAAATACCTCTTGGCAAGATAGATTAAGATCTATATCTCATAAACCATCAAAAGCTCAGACTGTAGAATTTTTGCAACAAACAGTTGTTACAGCTGTTTCAGAAGTTGTTATTGAAATGAAAAAAAATGATATAAAAACTGAAGTTACTAGAGAGGAAGATCATATACAGATGACTATTATAATAGACGGAGGTGAGGATTTTGTATATAGCGTTATGCTAAGATCATATCAGTCAAAACCAGAAGAGCAAGATTATCATCGTGTAGAAGTATTATTAAGTCATGGTGGGCAGTATTATGACATTATGGGGTATTCAAGAGATCAAGTAATTGCGGATATTGTTACGCAATATGATAAGCATTTACACTATTTGCATTTAGCAGTAGCTGATAAAGATATTGTCAATTGA
- a CDS encoding multidrug effflux MFS transporter, whose product MYQIRKGNKYLVFFIVIFVALPPFAIDTYIPAFGNISDFFNIDVNKVAITVSTYLVGFGIGMFFWGALSDRYGRKKILTIGMLIYIISTIFCSFTQNFDTLISMRFIQGLGDSPAAVAAMAILKDCYRGQKLMKMMATMVMVFMIAPIVAPIIGSIIIYTTGSWQDIFHFLTLYGIILLCITLGMPETLPDYKRSKNLYKSFKVYFHHLINVPFIAGSLTGGLCFGALFSFISSSSSLIIEHFHLGYMQYCILFALNICGVIFASNFIRRKVNPSNYRTFIFKGYYFAIIVILLNIVSSIYLDNIYIFIILNSLATGSFALINIITTSKAIDLLKQGFGAGNAIIRLVKFVVAGLAGFFLSFLSISKLMLGIPIQQLGFIIVSILLFLVIKNRLFPKDN is encoded by the coding sequence ATGTATCAAATTAGAAAAGGTAATAAATACCTTGTTTTTTTTATTGTAATATTTGTTGCATTACCTCCTTTTGCTATTGACACTTATATACCAGCATTTGGAAATATTAGTGATTTTTTTAATATAGATGTTAATAAAGTAGCAATTACTGTGTCCACATATCTAGTAGGTTTTGGTATTGGGATGTTTTTTTGGGGAGCGTTATCTGATAGATATGGTAGAAAAAAAATACTTACTATAGGAATGCTTATATATATTATTAGTACTATATTTTGCTCATTTACACAAAATTTTGATACTTTAATTTCGATGAGGTTTATACAAGGTTTGGGTGACTCTCCCGCAGCTGTTGCAGCAATGGCTATTCTCAAAGATTGTTATAGAGGACAAAAATTAATGAAAATGATGGCTACAATGGTCATGGTTTTTATGATAGCACCTATAGTTGCTCCCATTATAGGTAGTATCATTATCTATACAACAGGAAGCTGGCAAGATATTTTCCACTTTTTAACTCTATATGGAATTATACTACTATGTATAACATTAGGAATGCCTGAAACACTTCCTGATTATAAAAGATCCAAGAACCTCTATAAAAGTTTTAAAGTATATTTTCACCATCTAATAAATGTTCCGTTTATAGCAGGGTCATTAACTGGTGGATTATGTTTTGGAGCATTATTTAGCTTTATAAGCTCATCTTCTAGTTTAATTATTGAACATTTTCACCTAGGGTATATGCAATATTGCATACTTTTTGCTTTAAATATTTGTGGCGTTATTTTTGCTAGTAATTTTATAAGAAGAAAAGTAAACCCTTCTAACTATAGAACTTTTATTTTTAAAGGATATTATTTTGCAATTATAGTTATTTTATTAAATATAGTTAGTTCAATATATCTCGATAATATATATATTTTCATAATACTAAATTCTTTAGCTACAGGAAGTTTTGCTTTAATAAATATCATAACAACATCAAAAGCTATTGATCTTCTCAAACAAGGTTTTGGTGCTGGTAATGCAATCATTAGACTAGTAAAATTTGTAGTTGCCGGATTAGCAGGATTTTTCTTAAGCTTCCTATCAATATCAAAGCTAATGCTGGGAATTCCTATTCAACAGTTAGGCTTCATCATTGTATCAATATTACTATTCTTAGTAATCAAAAACAGGCTTTTTCCAAAAGATAATTAG
- a CDS encoding DsbA family protein, which translates to MTKKKLLKALAIAAVTTSLVACSSGNTSSDESTSSASSGSSVATVDNNVKSDASYTIGYGMGASVSADKNIKAAGINNDKLVAGFEDAMSSTKPAIPLEDIATNMNNLRQSMQQKMSEERVSSFLKVKDSIYNSDLTPKSDVKDPSVVIYEFFDYQCMYCSKVAPEIEKIIENDPNVQVVFGEFPIFGERAPASEYAAEVGTAVYKLYGADAYVKYHNGIFATGEDEGKLKDSTVDKVAEQAGAKMDDVKKAIKDDKIADHLKATLKMGFEDLGIQGTPFLVVAPAKDADASNTTVIGGYTDSKGIQAAVDKAQGKSDADEQQATTDDSQASDAQAQENASATTDEAQAADANQEPQQANPDK; encoded by the coding sequence ATGACTAAGAAAAAACTTTTAAAAGCATTAGCTATTGCAGCAGTAACTACAAGTTTAGTTGCTTGTTCAAGTGGAAATACTAGCTCTGATGAATCTACTTCAAGTGCTAGCTCTGGATCTTCTGTTGCTACAGTTGATAATAATGTTAAATCTGATGCTAGTTATACTATTGGCTATGGCATGGGCGCTAGTGTTAGTGCTGATAAAAATATCAAAGCAGCTGGCATAAACAATGATAAACTTGTAGCTGGTTTTGAAGATGCTATGAGTAGTACTAAGCCAGCTATTCCTCTAGAAGATATTGCTACAAACATGAATAACCTTCGTCAAAGTATGCAACAAAAAATGAGTGAAGAAAGAGTTTCTAGCTTCTTAAAGGTAAAAGATAGCATTTATAACTCTGACTTAACTCCTAAATCTGATGTTAAAGATCCTTCTGTTGTTATATATGAGTTCTTTGATTATCAATGTATGTACTGTTCTAAAGTTGCACCTGAAATTGAAAAAATCATAGAAAATGATCCAAATGTACAAGTTGTATTTGGTGAATTCCCTATCTTTGGTGAAAGAGCTCCTGCTTCTGAGTATGCGGCAGAAGTTGGGACAGCAGTATATAAGCTTTATGGTGCTGATGCTTACGTTAAGTATCATAATGGTATATTTGCTACAGGTGAAGATGAAGGCAAGCTTAAAGATTCAACTGTTGATAAAGTAGCTGAGCAAGCTGGTGCAAAAATGGATGATGTTAAGAAAGCTATCAAAGATGATAAAATTGCAGATCATCTAAAAGCTACTTTGAAGATGGGCTTTGAAGATCTAGGCATTCAAGGAACTCCATTCTTAGTAGTAGCTCCAGCTAAAGATGCAGATGCTAGCAATACAACTGTTATCGGAGGCTATACTGATTCTAAAGGTATTCAAGCAGCTGTTGATAAAGCTCAAGGTAAGAGTGATGCTGATGAACAACAAGCTACGACTGATGACAGTCAAGCAAGTGATGCTCAAGCTCAAGAAAATGCTAGTGCAACTACAGATGAAGCTCAAGCAGCAGATGCTAATCAAGAACCTCAGCAAGCTAATCCTGATAAATAA
- a CDS encoding TspO/MBR family protein — protein MKQVKNTISLFLFIVIILGVGMLIGMITADNIPNWFMQLESPFFAPPNWVFAPVWSILYIMIAVSGWLVFKQGQLKEKAFIVYAIQLGLNFLWSFIFFCWHDINLALLEMSVLWVFLAWNIRIFSQINKTAGYLLMPYLAWISFAWILNFSYAVLN, from the coding sequence ATGAAACAAGTTAAAAATACTATTTCACTATTTTTATTTATAGTTATTATACTTGGCGTTGGTATGCTTATAGGTATGATTACAGCTGATAATATCCCAAACTGGTTTATGCAATTAGAAAGTCCTTTCTTTGCACCACCAAATTGGGTATTTGCTCCTGTATGGTCAATCTTATACATTATGATTGCAGTATCTGGCTGGTTAGTCTTTAAACAAGGTCAGTTAAAGGAAAAAGCATTTATAGTATATGCTATACAGTTAGGTTTAAACTTCTTATGGAGCTTTATATTCTTTTGTTGGCATGACATTAATTTAGCATTATTAGAAATGTCTGTTTTATGGGTATTTTTAGCATGGAATATTAGAATATTTAGTCAAATTAATAAAACTGCTGGATACTTACTAATGCCATATCTTGCTTGGATTAGCTTTGCTTGGATACTAAACTTTAGTTATGCAGTTCTTAATTAA
- the fipA gene encoding infectivity potentiator lipoprotein FipA, translating to MKLTKTLLVAPLVAGALIGSAFAANDSKDDVSYSVGYTMGQTLKNQMDQSNISTDNSEMINGLKDGINEKKSKLTDEQMQNSMMEFQKQAMAAQKK from the coding sequence ATGAAATTAACAAAAACTCTACTTGTAGCTCCATTAGTAGCTGGTGCTTTAATTGGTTCAGCTTTCGCAGCTAATGATAGCAAAGATGATGTTAGTTACTCAGTTGGATACACTATGGGTCAAACTCTAAAAAACCAAATGGATCAAAGTAATATTTCTACAGATAATTCAGAGATGATAAATGGTCTTAAAGATGGAATTAATGAGAAAAAATCAAAACTAACAGATGAGCAAATGCAAAACTCTATGATGGAATTCCAAAAGCAAGCGATGGCTGCTCAAAAGAAGTAG
- the queG gene encoding tRNA epoxyqueuosine(34) reductase QueG has protein sequence MKLKLSLDQWQKVKNYALDELGISSISKTDCDLSEYIPHYNKWIENGYHADLDYMVKHGSKRFVPNELVPGTNSVIVATLNYLNRPLSTKTEVKRLRSSNDIADISIYAHGRDYHKVMKKKLQKLGEYIDKLTGGHKFRVFTDSAPVLERPLAEKAGLGWQGKNSMLMNKTQGSFFFIGVIYSNLDLSELDTSPTIQDACGKCQACVKLCPTGAILPGKMIDSKKCISYLTIENKGNIPLEFRDKIGTRIYGCDDCQLVCPFNNEAPISLEKDFKQRDFLVNKPLLELFNWSERDFDKNTQGSAIRRIGYNAWIRNIAIALGNSPYNKANIDVLKIKKVEFLNNALILEHIDWAIAKQKTLAPDV, from the coding sequence ATGAAACTAAAGCTTTCTTTAGACCAATGGCAAAAAGTCAAAAATTATGCCTTAGATGAACTAGGCATTTCATCGATCTCAAAAACAGATTGTGACTTATCTGAATACATCCCTCACTATAACAAATGGATAGAAAATGGTTACCATGCTGATCTTGACTATATGGTTAAGCATGGTTCAAAAAGATTTGTTCCTAATGAGCTAGTTCCAGGTACAAATAGTGTAATAGTAGCTACATTAAATTATCTTAATAGACCTCTTTCGACAAAAACAGAAGTTAAACGTTTACGCAGTTCAAACGATATTGCTGATATATCAATATATGCACATGGCCGAGACTACCATAAGGTTATGAAAAAGAAACTACAAAAGCTTGGGGAATATATTGATAAACTTACGGGAGGCCATAAATTTAGAGTATTTACAGATAGTGCTCCTGTGCTAGAGAGACCATTAGCAGAGAAAGCTGGTCTTGGCTGGCAAGGTAAAAACTCTATGCTTATGAATAAAACTCAAGGCTCTTTCTTTTTCATTGGAGTCATATACAGCAACTTAGATTTATCTGAGCTTGATACCTCTCCTACAATACAAGATGCGTGTGGAAAATGTCAAGCATGTGTCAAGCTTTGTCCAACAGGTGCTATACTGCCAGGCAAAATGATTGACTCAAAAAAATGTATATCGTATTTAACTATCGAGAACAAAGGGAATATACCTTTAGAATTTAGAGATAAAATAGGTACTCGAATTTATGGTTGTGATGACTGTCAGCTAGTTTGCCCTTTTAATAATGAAGCTCCAATAAGTTTAGAAAAAGATTTTAAACAAAGAGACTTCTTGGTAAATAAACCATTACTAGAGCTTTTTAACTGGTCTGAAAGAGATTTTGATAAAAATACACAAGGTTCAGCTATAAGAAGAATTGGCTATAACGCATGGATACGCAATATTGCTATAGCTCTTGGCAACTCTCCTTATAATAAAGCAAATATAGATGTCTTAAAAATTAAAAAAGTTGAATTTTTAAATAATGCCCTAATATTAGAACATATTGACTGGGCAATCGCTAAGCAAAAAACTTTAGCACCAGATGTATAA
- a CDS encoding bifunctional methionine sulfoxide reductase B/A protein gives MLKNKSLNPHEYAIIINKDTEHPFTGRYNDLDQNGIYICRNCGTPLFKADSKFISTCGWPSYDIHIDNNVKQLPDVDGRRTEILCNNCDGHLGHIFHGEGYTSLNTRYCVNSASVDFIPAEDFGDTEEIIVAAGCFWGVEYYMKKLDGVLFAESGYCGGDEPYPDYKKVCQGDTGYLEVVRIIFDKSKLSLEDVLKYFFEIHDFEQVNGQGPDVGEQYKSAIFYYNDKQKNIAQSLKKTLEQREYKVATQIREMKPFYVAEDYHLDYYMKQGSLPYCHTHKKVF, from the coding sequence ATGCTAAAAAATAAGAGTTTAAACCCTCATGAGTATGCAATTATAATTAATAAAGATACTGAGCATCCATTTACAGGTAGATACAATGATTTAGATCAAAATGGTATTTATATATGCAGGAACTGTGGTACGCCTTTGTTTAAAGCGGACAGTAAATTTATATCAACATGTGGTTGGCCAAGTTATGATATTCATATTGATAATAATGTTAAACAGCTACCAGATGTAGATGGTCGAAGAACAGAAATTCTTTGTAATAATTGTGATGGGCATTTGGGGCATATATTTCATGGAGAAGGCTATACATCATTAAATACTCGCTATTGTGTTAATTCTGCTTCAGTAGATTTTATTCCAGCAGAAGATTTTGGGGATACAGAAGAAATTATTGTAGCAGCAGGGTGCTTCTGGGGAGTTGAGTATTATATGAAAAAGCTTGATGGTGTCTTATTTGCTGAATCTGGATATTGCGGTGGTGATGAACCTTACCCTGATTACAAAAAAGTTTGTCAAGGTGATACAGGTTATCTAGAAGTTGTAAGGATTATTTTTGATAAATCTAAATTATCTTTAGAAGATGTTTTAAAATACTTTTTTGAAATTCATGATTTTGAACAAGTTAATGGACAAGGCCCAGATGTTGGAGAGCAATATAAATCAGCTATTTTTTACTATAATGATAAGCAAAAAAATATAGCACAGAGCCTTAAAAAAACTCTTGAACAGAGGGAGTATAAGGTAGCTACTCAAATTAGAGAGATGAAGCCTTTCTATGTTGCTGAAGATTATCATTTAGATTATTATATGAAGCAAGGTTCTTTACCTTACTGTCATACTCATAAAAAAGTATTCTAA
- a CDS encoding ATP-dependent helicase — MQYTSEQQSIINHPVNRHALVSAVAGSGKTQTLIARVEYLLSQGIPPNKILILMYNKSAQLDFATRLRKVIKPDLARSINVRTMHSLGNSFLQAFAKAGFVHIDKILKEYELDTIIQKLLKNYQKELKITKDVDSERIELFKEYISLLKSDLSLGNKKIKKLNSKEKELLDKVFNDFNKECEKQKAITYDDMIYLPAKLFEKNNATASQASNLYSHIIIDEYQDINQVQQYFLKCLVGENTFVMAVGDVDQTIYQWRGSTPYYMLEGFKKDFKNVKQYTLSYTFRYGDLVSLMANNIITNNKKRHDNLCITYPKLDKTTDISILDSSDKVVLKLKALIESGVSANDIAILVRRYNSTTVFELSCLYHDLAYSVVADKNIFSENLFKAIYGYLMLFNKGAGFEKHNIDQRAEFIKSMLDYPSLYLKKDVKQKLAHDIAKDVSKAMSLISDLTKDVDKPFKEKNILAVAGSWRAIFNNSRIKKSEKAIDFILETLNLEKQISKSSIETHSSKSKLQIIEGMSSFAKGKKSRLSEFIELLYELYIKSAQQNDNDPNQIQIMSMHRAKGLEWDYVVVHDATEGGFFGEKNSKVTDEVVEEERRLFYVAVTRVKKHLFIVSSDDISRLSAWYQVNKNSYPKDLKCKNSVRFLYEGNLAECESYLDKQESLNLEDIKSKLLKKYYKKVSCFV, encoded by the coding sequence ATGCAATATACATCAGAGCAACAGAGTATTATAAATCATCCTGTGAATAGGCATGCTTTAGTTTCTGCCGTTGCAGGAAGTGGTAAAACACAGACACTTATAGCTAGAGTCGAGTATTTATTATCTCAAGGTATTCCACCTAATAAAATTCTAATTTTGATGTATAACAAATCAGCTCAGCTTGATTTTGCTACTAGGCTTAGAAAAGTAATTAAGCCAGATCTTGCCAGATCTATAAATGTTCGTACAATGCATTCATTAGGTAATAGCTTTTTGCAGGCTTTTGCTAAAGCAGGATTTGTTCATATAGATAAGATTCTCAAAGAGTATGAGCTAGATACTATTATTCAAAAGCTGCTAAAAAATTATCAGAAAGAATTAAAGATAACAAAAGATGTTGATAGTGAAAGAATAGAGCTATTTAAAGAATATATTTCACTATTAAAATCAGACCTGTCTTTAGGCAATAAAAAGATCAAAAAGTTAAATTCAAAAGAAAAAGAACTTCTTGATAAAGTTTTTAATGATTTTAATAAAGAATGTGAAAAACAAAAAGCAATAACCTATGATGATATGATTTATCTTCCAGCTAAGCTTTTTGAAAAGAATAATGCAACTGCATCACAAGCTAGTAATTTATATTCACATATTATTATTGATGAGTATCAAGATATAAATCAAGTACAGCAATATTTTTTGAAATGTCTAGTTGGTGAAAATACTTTTGTAATGGCAGTTGGGGATGTTGATCAAACAATATATCAGTGGCGAGGATCAACACCGTACTATATGCTAGAGGGTTTTAAAAAAGATTTTAAAAATGTAAAACAATATACGCTATCGTATACTTTTCGTTATGGTGATCTTGTATCGCTTATGGCAAATAATATTATTACAAATAACAAAAAACGCCATGACAATTTATGTATAACTTATCCTAAGCTCGATAAAACTACAGATATTAGTATTTTAGATAGCAGTGATAAGGTTGTTCTTAAGCTAAAGGCTTTGATTGAGAGTGGTGTAAGTGCAAATGATATTGCTATCTTAGTAAGGAGATATAACTCAACAACTGTTTTTGAGTTGAGCTGTTTATATCATGATCTAGCCTATAGTGTTGTTGCAGATAAAAATATTTTTAGTGAAAACCTCTTCAAAGCTATATATGGCTATTTGATGTTATTTAACAAAGGTGCTGGTTTTGAAAAACATAATATAGACCAAAGAGCTGAGTTTATAAAATCGATGTTAGACTATCCATCTTTATATTTAAAAAAAGATGTTAAGCAAAAGCTAGCTCATGACATAGCAAAAGATGTATCAAAAGCTATGAGTTTGATTTCTGATCTAACAAAAGACGTCGATAAACCATTTAAAGAAAAAAATATTTTAGCTGTTGCTGGTAGTTGGAGAGCTATATTTAATAACTCTAGAATTAAGAAATCAGAAAAAGCTATAGATTTTATATTAGAAACTTTAAATTTAGAAAAACAGATATCAAAATCATCTATAGAGACTCATTCAAGTAAATCTAAGCTGCAGATTATTGAAGGGATGAGCAGTTTTGCAAAAGGAAAGAAATCACGGTTATCTGAATTTATAGAGCTATTGTATGAGCTATATATAAAATCAGCTCAGCAAAATGATAACGACCCCAATCAAATACAAATTATGTCAATGCATAGGGCAAAGGGTTTGGAGTGGGATTATGTCGTGGTACATGATGCTACAGAGGGCGGTTTCTTTGGGGAGAAAAATTCAAAGGTAACCGATGAGGTGGTCGAGGAAGAACGTCGCTTATTTTATGTTGCTGTTACTAGAGTTAAAAAACATTTGTTTATAGTATCTTCTGATGATATATCAAGATTGTCAGCATGGTATCAGGTAAACAAAAATAGCTATCCTAAAGATCTAAAGTGTAAAAATAGTGTTAGATTCTTATATGAAGGTAATTTAGCAGAATGTGAATCTTATTTAGATAAACAAGAATCTCTAAATTTAGAGGATATTAAAAGTAAGCTTTTAAAGAAATATTATAAGAAAGTTAGTTGTTTTGTTTAG
- the rsfS gene encoding ribosome silencing factor, translating to MTTDQRLHIITEALDDLKALDIQAIDVEHLTDMMDKIVICTASSTTHAKSLSKNLEQELKSKGISILGIEGDNKSDWVLVDTGDIVAHIMLEETRNLYALEKLWDIKRQDS from the coding sequence ATGACTACAGATCAAAGACTACACATTATTACAGAAGCACTTGATGATCTAAAAGCTTTAGATATTCAAGCTATAGATGTGGAGCACCTTACGGATATGATGGATAAAATCGTAATATGTACAGCTTCATCAACAACTCATGCAAAATCTCTTTCAAAAAATTTAGAGCAAGAGCTAAAAAGTAAAGGGATATCTATTTTAGGTATTGAAGGTGATAATAAGTCTGACTGGGTTCTTGTTGATACTGGTGACATTGTCGCACATATTATGCTTGAGGAAACTAGAAATCTATATGCTCTAGAAAAATTATGGGATATCAAACGCCAAGATAGCTAA